The following coding sequences are from one Halomonas sp. HAL1 window:
- a CDS encoding NAD(P)-dependent oxidoreductase — MTTISTTRPSPPKVAWVGLGKLGLPMAARVIQAGTAVQGFDLSSERLALAAALGVTPHQQLASAVADCDLVFVSIPDDRALIALCLEAGELVRHMMPGSILVETSTVSVEASVRVAEAAKAHGITYLRSPVSGNPVAAEAGTLSAMVSGPRDALATAKPVFEAFTKAQYWLGDEEQARVAKLAINLMIAVSAGMMSEALTLARKGNIEWDAMLTLISDSAVGSPMVKYKVPPLSQRDFTSTFSAAQMAKDLDLILDCAHTSGVTTPLAAQMREAYTALIATGHGDDDYIATVHHTERLSGLGEPTPAQDRGQ; from the coding sequence ATGACAACCATTTCCACGACGCGCCCTTCGCCACCTAAGGTGGCTTGGGTGGGCTTGGGTAAGCTGGGCTTGCCCATGGCCGCCAGAGTTATCCAGGCAGGAACCGCGGTACAAGGATTTGACCTTTCCAGCGAGCGCCTCGCGTTGGCCGCCGCGTTAGGGGTCACGCCCCATCAGCAGCTTGCCAGTGCGGTGGCTGATTGTGACCTAGTGTTTGTCTCGATTCCCGACGACCGCGCTTTAATCGCGCTTTGCCTTGAAGCGGGCGAGCTGGTTCGCCACATGATGCCCGGGAGTATCTTGGTCGAGACCAGTACGGTGAGTGTTGAAGCGTCTGTCCGAGTGGCCGAAGCGGCCAAAGCTCATGGCATCACGTATTTGCGTAGCCCCGTGTCGGGTAATCCCGTGGCGGCTGAGGCAGGCACACTGTCGGCGATGGTATCTGGCCCCCGCGATGCACTGGCAACCGCCAAACCGGTGTTTGAAGCCTTTACCAAAGCACAATATTGGCTGGGCGATGAAGAGCAGGCTCGGGTCGCCAAGCTGGCGATTAACCTGATGATTGCCGTCAGTGCCGGAATGATGAGTGAAGCGCTGACCCTGGCGCGCAAAGGCAACATTGAATGGGACGCCATGTTGACGCTTATTTCCGACAGCGCGGTGGGTTCCCCGATGGTGAAGTACAAGGTGCCGCCACTTTCCCAGCGCGATTTCACCTCGACCTTTTCCGCTGCCCAAATGGCCAAAGATCTCGATCTGATTCTTGATTGCGCCCACACCTCTGGGGTCACAACGCCACTGGCAGCGCAAATGCGCGAAGCCTATACCGCGCTTATCGCCACGGGCCATGGCGATGATGACTATATCGCCACCGTACATCATACCGAGCGCCTTTCAGGGCTTGGTGAGCCGACGCCAGCACAGGATAGGGGGCAATAA
- a CDS encoding intradiol ring-cleavage dioxygenase: MRNLTTDNITAAVIEEFSSCEDARLKTLINGLVKHLHAYLREVQPTEQEWAQAIEFLTRTGQMCDDERQEFILLSDTLGVTMLVDAINHSNSDPNITESTVLGPFYVADPPQANQGDAINWGVEGEPLFVEGHVHDAQGKPLANVTIDVWQSDSEGFYDVQKPELESASLRARFHTDSQGRYAFWTVTPSPYPIPTDGPVGKMLDITGRHPYRPAHVHFMLMAPGYETLVTQIFAEDDPYLDSDAVFGVKDSLVKTFAQQPAGQAPDGRQMETPYRYFHYDFGLKTA; the protein is encoded by the coding sequence ATGCGCAACCTGACGACTGATAATATTACCGCGGCGGTCATTGAAGAGTTTTCTAGCTGCGAAGACGCGCGGCTAAAGACGCTGATCAATGGCTTGGTCAAACACCTGCATGCTTATCTGCGTGAAGTGCAACCCACTGAGCAAGAGTGGGCCCAGGCGATTGAGTTTCTGACCCGCACGGGGCAGATGTGCGATGACGAACGCCAAGAGTTCATTCTGCTTTCTGACACCCTTGGTGTGACCATGCTGGTGGATGCCATTAACCACTCAAACAGTGACCCGAACATTACCGAAAGTACCGTATTGGGACCTTTTTACGTGGCGGATCCTCCTCAAGCGAATCAAGGTGATGCCATTAACTGGGGGGTTGAAGGCGAGCCGCTATTCGTTGAAGGCCACGTGCACGATGCCCAGGGTAAGCCCTTGGCGAATGTCACCATTGATGTCTGGCAGTCTGACAGTGAAGGCTTTTATGACGTCCAAAAGCCTGAGCTTGAAAGCGCATCATTGCGCGCTCGCTTCCACACCGATAGCCAAGGCCGTTACGCCTTCTGGACGGTGACCCCCTCGCCTTATCCGATTCCGACGGACGGGCCAGTGGGCAAAATGCTCGACATTACCGGGCGACATCCTTATCGCCCAGCGCATGTGCACTTCATGCTGATGGCGCCGGGGTACGAAACCTTGGTCACCCAAATCTTCGCCGAAGACGACCCCTACCTTGATTCGGATGCGGTATTTGGTGTGAAAGATTCACTGGTGAAGACGTTTGCTCAGCAGCCAGCAGGGCAAGCGCCCGATGGACGGCAGATGGAAACGCCTTACCGCTATTTTCATTACGACTTCGGCTTAAAGACGGCCTGA
- a CDS encoding malonic semialdehyde reductase: protein MTTIDQTAIATLFTEARTHNVWQDRDVSEETLRELYNLMHFGPTSMNCQPARILFLTTDEAKERLKPALMPGNQEKTMKAPVVAVLGFDTEFYEHLPRMFAHNKDAKSLFEGKPDFIHSTAFRNSSIQGGYLILAARALGLDAGPMSGFNNAAVDEEFFPDGKVKSNFLCNLGYGDTSALFPRGDRFSFDEVCKVM, encoded by the coding sequence ATGACAACGATCGATCAAACCGCTATCGCAACGCTATTTACTGAAGCACGTACCCACAACGTTTGGCAGGATCGTGACGTTAGCGAGGAAACGCTGCGCGAGCTGTATAACCTAATGCATTTCGGCCCTACCTCAATGAATTGCCAGCCAGCGCGGATTCTGTTCCTGACCACAGATGAGGCCAAAGAACGCCTGAAACCCGCTCTGATGCCAGGCAATCAGGAAAAAACCATGAAGGCACCGGTGGTCGCCGTGCTTGGTTTCGACACAGAGTTCTATGAGCATCTGCCGCGCATGTTCGCCCATAACAAAGACGCAAAATCGCTGTTCGAAGGCAAACCGGACTTTATTCATTCCACAGCATTCCGTAATAGCTCCATTCAAGGTGGCTATCTCATTTTAGCGGCTCGCGCGCTAGGGTTGGACGCTGGCCCTATGTCTGGCTTCAACAACGCGGCCGTGGATGAAGAGTTCTTCCCAGATGGCAAAGTGAAGAGCAATTTTCTGTGTAACTTAGGCTATGGCGATACGAGCGCGTTGTTCCCTCGTGGCGACCGCTTCTCCTTTGATGAAGTGTGCAAAGTGATGTAA
- a CDS encoding sulfite exporter TauE/SafE family protein: MVVDWVFVALMVVAVLLTGISKSGFAGGVGVVAVPLISLKASPTFAVAVMLPLLIVMDVFSLKAWWHQRVGRLLWLMFPPAVLGVVVGYFTYGWFDEALLTLLLGVFSVLFGLWGLFKPLRGKLMPGWVGRLCGGIAGFTSFIAHAGGPPLNFYLLQCQLSKQQFLGTAVVFLAITNLVKLVPYTLLGLVNLDNLSIALLLMPVAWLGVRLGLVIQKRINGELFFRVILCLLILLGIRLIMDGIG; this comes from the coding sequence ATGGTTGTTGACTGGGTGTTCGTGGCGTTAATGGTAGTGGCTGTGCTGCTGACTGGTATTTCCAAGTCAGGATTTGCCGGTGGGGTAGGGGTGGTGGCTGTGCCATTAATCTCGTTAAAGGCAAGCCCAACGTTCGCTGTCGCGGTGATGCTGCCGCTACTGATTGTAATGGATGTGTTTAGTCTCAAGGCGTGGTGGCACCAGCGGGTTGGCCGTCTATTGTGGCTTATGTTTCCGCCCGCGGTGCTAGGGGTGGTGGTGGGTTACTTCACCTATGGCTGGTTTGATGAAGCGCTGCTGACATTGCTGTTGGGTGTGTTTTCGGTACTGTTTGGCCTATGGGGGTTGTTCAAACCGCTACGTGGCAAATTAATGCCTGGCTGGGTAGGGCGCCTGTGTGGTGGCATTGCAGGATTTACCAGTTTTATTGCCCATGCGGGCGGGCCACCGCTGAATTTTTACCTGCTGCAATGCCAGCTGAGCAAACAGCAGTTCCTAGGGACGGCAGTGGTTTTTCTGGCCATTACTAACCTGGTGAAGCTGGTTCCCTACACCCTGCTGGGCTTGGTTAACCTTGATAACCTGTCTATAGCGCTGTTGCTGATGCCTGTTGCATGGCTGGGGGTTCGGTTGGGGCTGGTTATTCAAAAACGCATCAATGGTGAGCTGTTTTTCCGGGTGATTCTTTGCCTGCTTATTCTGCTGGGTATCCGCTTAATCATGGACGGTATAGGCTGA
- a CDS encoding ABC transporter substrate-binding protein produces the protein MREGRAEINETNPEGPYDKLSQMPSSKISNTEFARFIDFIEKFEDETESSLSMALGYREMRMLLHVMRNHLAGRLTTPTSLADASGLTYGTAKRGIESIMQRGLLISRPRTKSGKTVSLHPSPQMIQEWESYAERIKGLLGPLFGIDPTSDSASKIFLGMSSSERVISTPAVLSARLELKGGLRVLAHADPTFMAMHNLKRQLESIFGLEIRNKARSIDNLLDEILDNARLAKSRYDVVACDLPWFGELAADGVLMPLDALIIRDDYDLSDFHPMAIQSSGYAGSQYGIPVQTTPELLCYRQDVFEALQLTPPTTTEALVKVARQLHEPAKGRYGIAWNAARGTPLGHTFSFLMAKFGQPLLNLPSCLGGYDFQHATGEQLRPMFQSDAAYRACEYMLDILKYSPPNILSMSWYERAQSYASGEACMAYCYTLLAPLFELDRQSPAYGNTGYLPHPIGNHGRAITPIGGYALAIPANLAPERVEAVWTALRHLTSSNMSKLYIMNGSLVTPRFSVSQDPEVSALSPLIKIVDDMANKDILQAWPRPPVPGITDLISIAGNEIFEVLDGRRSIKKALSIAQERADKVMREKGHY, from the coding sequence ATGAGAGAAGGTCGTGCTGAGATAAACGAAACAAACCCAGAAGGGCCTTACGATAAGTTATCGCAGATGCCCTCCTCCAAAATCTCGAATACTGAGTTCGCACGATTTATCGACTTCATTGAAAAATTTGAAGATGAAACTGAAAGTTCGCTCTCTATGGCGCTTGGCTATCGTGAGATGCGTATGTTGCTGCACGTCATGCGTAACCACCTTGCGGGTAGGTTAACCACCCCCACGTCTCTTGCCGATGCGTCTGGCCTCACCTACGGTACGGCAAAGCGCGGCATCGAGAGTATCATGCAGCGCGGTTTGCTTATCTCACGGCCAAGAACTAAGTCGGGTAAGACGGTTTCGTTGCATCCTTCCCCTCAAATGATCCAGGAGTGGGAAAGCTACGCCGAGCGTATTAAAGGACTCCTCGGCCCATTGTTCGGTATAGACCCAACATCAGATTCAGCCAGTAAGATCTTTCTGGGGATGTCGTCATCTGAGCGGGTGATATCGACCCCGGCAGTGCTGTCTGCGCGGCTTGAACTTAAGGGTGGATTACGTGTGTTAGCGCATGCTGACCCAACGTTCATGGCCATGCACAATCTTAAACGTCAGTTGGAGTCGATCTTTGGGCTGGAGATACGTAACAAGGCAAGGTCAATCGATAATCTGTTAGATGAGATTCTAGACAATGCTCGTTTAGCCAAATCGCGCTATGACGTAGTGGCCTGTGACTTACCCTGGTTTGGTGAGTTAGCGGCGGATGGTGTTCTGATGCCACTTGATGCATTAATTATACGCGATGATTATGATCTCTCTGATTTTCATCCAATGGCTATACAGAGCTCAGGGTATGCGGGCAGTCAGTACGGTATACCCGTTCAAACAACACCAGAACTGCTCTGCTATCGTCAGGATGTTTTCGAGGCGTTGCAGTTGACGCCTCCAACCACAACAGAAGCGCTTGTCAAAGTCGCTAGACAGTTACATGAGCCTGCCAAAGGGCGTTACGGCATCGCTTGGAATGCAGCGAGAGGCACGCCCCTCGGTCATACCTTTAGTTTTCTTATGGCGAAGTTCGGTCAGCCGCTCCTTAATCTACCCAGTTGTCTGGGCGGGTATGACTTCCAACATGCCACCGGTGAGCAGCTGCGGCCTATGTTTCAATCAGACGCTGCTTACAGGGCCTGTGAATATATGCTGGATATACTCAAATACTCCCCGCCTAATATTCTCAGTATGTCCTGGTATGAACGCGCCCAGTCGTATGCATCGGGAGAAGCCTGCATGGCCTACTGCTATACGTTGCTGGCCCCATTGTTTGAGCTAGACCGGCAATCACCAGCTTATGGTAATACGGGCTACCTTCCCCATCCGATTGGAAATCATGGCCGCGCGATCACCCCAATAGGCGGCTATGCACTTGCCATTCCCGCGAACTTAGCGCCAGAGCGTGTTGAGGCAGTATGGACAGCACTACGCCACCTGACCTCCTCGAACATGTCCAAACTCTATATTATGAACGGCAGCCTGGTAACACCGCGTTTTAGCGTTAGCCAAGACCCTGAAGTGTCAGCATTATCACCACTGATTAAGATTGTTGATGACATGGCAAACAAGGATATTTTACAGGCGTGGCCACGTCCGCCCGTACCGGGAATTACCGACCTTATTAGTATTGCAGGCAATGAGATATTCGAGGTGCTAGATGGCAGACGCTCGATTAAGAAAGCCTTGTCGATCGCCCAGGAACGCGCGGACAAAGTGATGCGAGAAAAGGGTCATTATTGA
- a CDS encoding SDR family NAD(P)-dependent oxidoreductase has protein sequence MDNTRLKGKHCLITGAARGMGAAVAEHYAAQGAKVCVADINIEGCEEVAARIKANGGNAIAVKLNVTDRAEVQEAVNATVEAFGSLNVMVNNAGINKPLMFLDITEENWHQIMDVNALGCLLGMQEAAKQMISQGKENGPYKIINVGSILSRQAFDDVVPYSCSKHAVLAMINGGAKALVDHNITVNGYGPGVVRTELWEQLDKDLVSIGKFDKQGQSMDELAEKMILMKRYSYPEDVVGTASFLASAESDYMTGQLLMIDGGMIMQ, from the coding sequence ATGGACAACACTCGACTCAAAGGTAAACACTGCCTAATTACAGGCGCCGCACGTGGCATGGGTGCCGCCGTTGCTGAACACTATGCGGCGCAAGGGGCGAAGGTTTGCGTAGCCGATATCAACATTGAAGGATGCGAGGAAGTCGCAGCACGCATTAAAGCTAATGGCGGCAATGCCATTGCCGTCAAACTCAACGTCACTGACCGTGCCGAGGTTCAGGAGGCGGTGAACGCCACGGTCGAGGCCTTTGGCAGCTTGAATGTGATGGTCAATAATGCAGGCATTAATAAGCCATTGATGTTCCTTGATATTACTGAGGAAAATTGGCACCAGATAATGGATGTTAATGCTCTGGGGTGCCTGCTCGGCATGCAGGAAGCGGCAAAGCAGATGATAAGCCAGGGTAAGGAAAACGGCCCTTACAAAATCATTAACGTTGGCTCAATACTGTCGCGCCAGGCTTTTGATGACGTAGTTCCTTATTCGTGCAGCAAGCATGCTGTGCTCGCCATGATTAATGGCGGCGCCAAAGCCCTGGTAGATCATAACATTACCGTTAATGGCTATGGCCCTGGCGTTGTTCGCACTGAGCTTTGGGAGCAGCTCGACAAAGACTTGGTCAGCATTGGCAAGTTCGATAAGCAGGGGCAGTCGATGGATGAGCTGGCGGAGAAGATGATTCTTATGAAGCGTTACTCATACCCTGAAGATGTGGTCGGCACCGCGTCTTTCTTGGCCAGTGCAGAATCCGATTATATGACGGGCCAACTGCTGATGATTGATGGCGGTATGATCATGCAGTAA
- a CDS encoding 3-keto-5-aminohexanoate cleavage protein, translating into MSQPCIICVAITGSLPRKENNPAVPITVEEQIESTQAAFEAGATIAHCHVRNDDQTPSSDPEKFGRLMEGLKKYCPGMIIQLSTGGRSGAGEARGGMLSLKPDMASLSVGSNNFPNRVYENPPELVEWLADEMLKYDIKPEIEAFDLSHIHQAVNLSKQGKLKTPLYVQFVMGVKNTMPADKPTFDFYIETLKRLAPDAQWCGAGIGANQYLLNEWSIAAGGHTRTGLEDNVRLDSNTLAPSNTALVERTVAMCEKYRRPVATWKQAREILGLQMSGSQR; encoded by the coding sequence ATGTCTCAGCCCTGTATTATTTGTGTCGCTATCACCGGCAGCCTGCCGCGCAAAGAGAACAATCCTGCCGTGCCGATTACGGTTGAAGAGCAGATTGAAAGTACCCAGGCTGCTTTTGAAGCGGGAGCGACTATCGCTCATTGCCATGTGCGCAACGATGATCAAACACCCTCTTCAGACCCGGAAAAGTTTGGCCGCTTGATGGAAGGGCTCAAGAAATACTGTCCCGGCATGATTATTCAGCTCTCAACCGGCGGCCGCTCTGGCGCAGGTGAAGCGCGTGGCGGGATGTTGTCGCTTAAACCCGACATGGCCAGTCTGTCGGTAGGCTCAAACAACTTCCCCAATCGCGTTTACGAGAACCCTCCTGAGTTGGTGGAGTGGCTTGCCGATGAGATGCTTAAGTACGACATTAAGCCTGAGATCGAGGCGTTTGATCTGTCGCACATCCACCAAGCGGTGAATCTTTCAAAGCAAGGCAAGCTAAAAACGCCGCTCTACGTGCAGTTTGTCATGGGTGTTAAAAACACTATGCCCGCGGATAAACCCACTTTTGATTTCTATATCGAAACGCTCAAGCGACTAGCGCCTGATGCACAATGGTGCGGTGCAGGCATTGGTGCCAATCAATATCTGCTTAACGAGTGGTCGATTGCGGCGGGGGGGCATACACGCACCGGGCTTGAAGATAACGTGCGTCTGGACAGCAATACTCTGGCACCCTCAAACACTGCATTAGTTGAGCGTACTGTTGCTATGTGCGAAAAGTACAGGCGCCCGGTAGCGACCTGGAAACAAGCGCGTGAAATATTGGGGCTACAAATGAGTGGTAGCCAAAGGTAA